The following are from one region of the uncultured Methanobrevibacter sp. genome:
- a CDS encoding cation diffusion facilitator family transporter, producing MSRQDKIVKTSIIGIVVNLILVAFKATIGILVNSIAITLDAVNNLTDALSSIITIIGTKLAGRAPDKNHPYGYGRIEYFSSVIIAAIVLWAGITALIESWPKIFNPDVTSYNTVSLVIIAVAVVVKFALGKYVKNVGENINSQALVASGSDAFFDAILSLSTLIAAIISIFWHISLEGILGVIISLVIIKASIDMLKETLDSMIGARVDSELSRRIKDSICEVPEVYGAYDLSLHNYGPEDMQGSVHVEVDDTLSALEIQNLSRQITLKIYNEFSIALTIGIYARNDRYSNIRSDLENIASQYEEILEIHGFIVYEDQNLITFDMIVDFDADRAKVKEEVLSKIQAKHPQFNYMIIDDYDISD from the coding sequence ATGTCAAGACAGGATAAGATTGTTAAAACAAGCATCATAGGCATTGTGGTAAATTTGATACTTGTAGCATTCAAAGCGACAATTGGAATTCTTGTAAACTCCATTGCAATTACTTTAGATGCAGTCAATAACCTAACTGATGCTTTATCATCAATCATTACAATTATTGGAACAAAACTGGCTGGAAGGGCACCTGATAAAAATCACCCATATGGATATGGTAGAATTGAATATTTTTCATCCGTAATCATTGCTGCGATTGTCCTGTGGGCAGGTATCACTGCATTGATTGAGTCTTGGCCAAAGATATTCAATCCGGACGTGACATCATACAATACAGTGTCACTGGTAATCATTGCCGTTGCAGTTGTAGTTAAATTTGCACTTGGAAAATATGTGAAAAATGTAGGTGAAAATATAAACTCGCAGGCACTTGTTGCCTCTGGAAGCGATGCGTTTTTCGATGCGATACTTTCACTTTCAACACTCATTGCAGCTATCATATCAATATTCTGGCATATTTCTCTTGAAGGAATTTTGGGAGTAATCATTTCATTAGTGATTATAAAGGCAAGTATTGATATGCTTAAAGAGACTCTTGACAGTATGATTGGTGCAAGAGTTGATTCCGAGCTATCACGCAGAATTAAGGATTCCATTTGCGAAGTTCCCGAAGTTTACGGCGCATATGACTTGAGCCTTCATAACTACGGACCTGAAGATATGCAAGGATCAGTTCATGTGGAAGTCGATGACACTTTGAGTGCACTTGAAATTCAAAATCTAAGCCGTCAGATTACCTTAAAGATTTACAATGAATTTTCAATCGCCCTAACAATTGGAATTTATGCAAGAAACGACAGGTACTCCAACATCAGAAGTGACCTTGAAAACATAGCTTCACAATACGAGGAAATTTTGGAAATTCACGGTTTTATAGTATATGAAGACCAAAACCTGATTACCTTCGACATGATTGTTGACTTTGATGCCGACAGAGCCAAGGTCAAGGAAGAAGTTCTCTCAAAAATCCAGGCAAAACATCCACAGTTCAATTACATGATAATTGATGACTATGACATAAGTGATTAA
- a CDS encoding Mur ligase family protein, with the protein MNYLVVGAGNASRPVARLLNYLGHKVIMTDLKEMSEFKPIYQTWLHKMDEEGVILDLKNPNPTLDGIEAVYVPPTLPSTAPIAKLIDESDVKILTNEEFSQMINDLVSTDIIGITGSMGKTTTTTLITSVFKGAGYNVWSCSSLANNLVSETIIDGIVTGKADECDIAVFELPHGSLGLLDQLNIKIGVLSYLTPEHLNEFEGSYEKYQKRKLIMQDICETFIANAECMRETDLLREDTIFYALDKDVDFKGTMGDKELTIEYGDRKFKTPFYMMSYFFENAVGAAAVGINYGLSEEDIIKGLTEFKGISAHMEDFGEMNGRQVIIDAAFLPDGIRTTLDYFEGKNLVVFLDHFDTSWVRDKHEVGLILDEYDNIKAVLASGFDESIQKVELHIAQEILDAISNEKMVKVATESLEEAAALSFKYSEPGDIILHMGPLISFDRENIVNKIKIGLEDGRKRYE; encoded by the coding sequence ATGAATTATTTAGTTGTAGGTGCTGGAAATGCAAGTAGGCCTGTTGCAAGATTGCTTAATTATTTGGGTCATAAGGTAATAATGACAGATTTAAAGGAAATGTCAGAATTCAAACCTATTTATCAAACATGGTTGCATAAGATGGATGAGGAAGGAGTAATTTTGGATTTGAAAAATCCAAACCCTACTTTGGATGGGATAGAAGCAGTTTATGTTCCTCCGACTTTGCCGAGCACAGCTCCAATAGCAAAGCTCATTGATGAAAGTGATGTTAAGATATTGACCAATGAAGAATTCTCTCAAATGATAAATGACCTTGTTTCCACAGACATTATCGGTATTACAGGTTCCATGGGAAAAACCACTACAACTACTCTCATTACAAGTGTATTTAAAGGAGCAGGTTATAATGTATGGTCATGTTCATCACTTGCAAACAACCTTGTTTCAGAAACAATCATTGATGGAATAGTAACTGGAAAGGCTGATGAATGTGATATAGCTGTTTTTGAACTGCCTCATGGGTCACTAGGTCTTTTGGACCAGCTGAACATTAAGATTGGAGTATTGTCCTACTTAACACCCGAACACTTGAACGAATTTGAAGGGTCTTACGAAAAATACCAGAAACGCAAGCTGATTATGCAGGATATATGTGAAACATTCATTGCAAATGCAGAATGCATGAGGGAAACTGACCTTCTAAGGGAGGATACAATTTTCTACGCCCTTGACAAGGATGTTGACTTCAAGGGAACAATGGGCGATAAGGAACTGACCATAGAATACGGTGATAGGAAATTCAAAACACCATTTTATATGATGAGCTACTTTTTCGAAAATGCAGTGGGTGCCGCAGCAGTCGGTATAAACTACGGTCTCAGTGAAGAGGATATTATTAAAGGATTGACAGAATTCAAGGGAATATCCGCACACATGGAAGACTTCGGAGAAATGAATGGAAGACAGGTAATCATTGATGCGGCATTTCTTCCTGATGGAATCAGAACTACACTGGATTACTTTGAAGGAAAAAATCTTGTTGTTTTCCTTGACCACTTCGACACTTCATGGGTAAGGGACAAGCATGAGGTGGGTCTGATTTTGGATGAGTACGATAACATCAAGGCAGTGCTTGCAAGCGGATTTGATGAATCCATTCAGAAAGTGGAACTTCACATAGCTCAGGAAATCCTTGATGCAATTTCAAATGAAAAAATGGTAAAGGTTGCAACAGAATCCCTTGAAGAGGCAGCGGCACTGTCATTCAAATACTCCGAACCTGGAGACATCATTCTGCATATGGGTCCGCTCATATCATTTGACCGTGAAAACATTGTCAACAAAATAAAGATAGGACTTGAAGACGGGAGAAAAAGATATGAATAA
- a CDS encoding CDP-glycerol glycerophosphotransferase family protein, with amino-acid sequence MKTILSYIEKDGEEYIYVDFESVYVRVNLNLFEEFNNIRLSEQPTSIPSSLIDVINIDGTKFYLYTSKSNILYLTNNVNKYCKVRQNLKCKVTDDYVCFYGLFTDITHKIEGFDKILLNGEVVGQVKRRSSEKKLKDYAIIKIAMKDILESERIHNNLRIGKSQDLSVPVLMKTHHEGMNYWVKKKVGDNLIIVRSIINGFKIRITNIKFEEEYKKVNMIKDSFAFALSKLIGTRNINLMFEKETNRACESGFYAFEKIMERQRQEKLKSKTYFVIDKNNEEYPRLKSLYGKNIIEKYSFRHYLYIYLCRYFISSELSNHVINPRLYIRRLNECIRSKPLIFLQHGIMFSKPVDNPAAANFRKDNETVNFYKNIISSDLEATQFYKCGFEDEDLIKCGLPKFDLAKMDDDADKIMVMLTYRYWEESFVMDEDAIKETTYFKAYMRILEAFDKNGLLDRLIISCHPKFTDFLNNLNPKYAKCVENDIAKGLAESKIFITDYSSASYDAHYRGAYIIYYWEEKDYLIKCYRAIPPINENNCDGVPVFSPEELVEEVKYAISNNYIMDEKYEKRYSKINEFHDGKNGDRLLDELSDLDVI; translated from the coding sequence ATGAAAACGATTTTGAGTTATATTGAAAAGGATGGTGAAGAGTACATCTATGTTGATTTTGAGAGTGTTTATGTTCGTGTTAATTTAAATTTATTTGAAGAATTTAACAACATAAGATTGTCTGAACAACCCACAAGCATTCCTTCTTCATTAATTGATGTTATAAATATAGATGGGACTAAATTTTATTTATATACTAGTAAATCTAACATTTTATATTTGACAAATAATGTTAATAAATATTGTAAAGTACGTCAGAATTTAAAATGTAAGGTTACTGATGATTATGTATGTTTTTATGGATTATTTACTGACATTACCCACAAGATTGAAGGATTTGATAAAATACTTCTTAATGGTGAAGTCGTCGGTCAGGTTAAGCGTAGATCCAGTGAAAAAAAACTAAAAGATTATGCAATTATTAAAATTGCTATGAAAGATATCCTTGAAAGTGAAAGGATACATAATAATTTAAGGATAGGTAAATCTCAAGATCTTTCTGTTCCGGTTCTAATGAAAACTCATCATGAAGGCATGAATTATTGGGTCAAAAAGAAAGTTGGAGATAATTTAATAATTGTTAGAAGTATTATCAATGGTTTTAAAATAAGAATTACTAATATTAAATTTGAGGAAGAATATAAAAAAGTTAACATGATTAAGGATTCATTTGCTTTTGCCTTATCAAAATTAATTGGCACAAGAAATATTAATTTAATGTTTGAAAAGGAAACAAACAGGGCATGTGAATCAGGTTTTTATGCTTTTGAAAAAATAATGGAAAGACAAAGACAAGAAAAATTAAAGTCAAAAACTTATTTTGTAATTGATAAGAATAATGAGGAATACCCAAGACTTAAATCTTTATATGGGAAGAATATTATAGAGAAATATTCATTTAGACATTATTTATATATCTATTTGTGCAGATATTTTATTTCATCGGAATTATCTAATCATGTTATTAACCCAAGGTTGTATATCAGACGATTAAATGAATGCATCCGCAGCAAACCTTTAATATTTTTACAGCATGGAATCATGTTTTCAAAACCAGTGGATAATCCTGCTGCAGCAAATTTTAGAAAAGATAATGAAACAGTTAATTTTTATAAAAATATCATTTCATCTGATTTGGAAGCAACCCAATTTTACAAGTGTGGTTTTGAGGATGAAGATTTGATAAAATGTGGATTGCCAAAATTTGATTTGGCTAAAATGGATGATGATGCAGACAAGATTATGGTAATGTTGACATATAGGTATTGGGAAGAATCCTTTGTTATGGATGAAGATGCAATAAAGGAAACAACTTATTTCAAAGCTTATATGAGAATTTTAGAAGCATTTGATAAAAATGGCCTTTTGGATAGGTTAATCATCTCATGTCATCCTAAATTTACAGATTTCTTAAATAATCTAAATCCAAAATACGCAAAGTGTGTTGAGAATGATATTGCTAAAGGATTAGCTGAATCAAAAATATTCATCACTGACTATTCATCTGCATCATACGATGCCCATTACCGTGGAGCATATATAATTTATTATTGGGAAGAAAAAGATTATTTAATTAAATGCTACAGAGCAATACCTCCAATCAATGAGAATAATTGTGATGGAGTCCCTGTTTTCAGTCCGGAAGAATTGGTTGAAGAGGTTAAATATGCAATATCAAATAATTATATAATGGATGAAAAATATGAAAAAAGATATTCCAAGATAAATGAATTTCATGACGGGAAAAACGGAGATAGATTACTTGATGAACTGTCTGATTTGGATGTAATTTAA
- a CDS encoding zinc ribbon domain-containing protein has product MVKYCPSCGVELPDGANFCKSCGAKINSVPGAENPQRPAYEESHTLAIVLGYIFAILIPLIGIIIGIYLMTRKNSSKASKHGKYILIVAVVIWFISFASSFLYMW; this is encoded by the coding sequence ATGGTAAAGTACTGCCCGTCATGTGGAGTGGAGTTGCCGGACGGTGCAAATTTCTGCAAAAGCTGTGGGGCAAAAATTAATTCTGTTCCAGGGGCTGAAAATCCTCAAAGGCCTGCTTATGAAGAATCACACACCTTGGCAATTGTGTTGGGTTATATTTTTGCAATTCTGATTCCACTAATTGGCATTATTATTGGAATTTACCTGATGACACGTAAAAACTCAAGTAAAGCATCAAAACATGGAAAATATATTCTGATTGTAGCTGTGGTAATCTGGTTTATAAGTTTTGCGTCATCATTCCTGTATATGTGGTGA
- a CDS encoding acyltransferase — MKKKKKHIFYFDALRALAITCVIMIHVLARLKGNVMVFYDGTLNFNWVFGDFFYVTTVIGVDLFLMLSGALSLGREWNIKSFLGKRLPRIIEPFIFWGIVLSLFVISIQYFNPGFLHVIDGFNITNIVNFIIGAWRHTSWGFGPYWFFWMILGTYLIMPIFNKWLLHADLKEAEYFLVIWLITCIFDYTLFINFPIKITYFSGPIGMVVAGYYLRHTQRKIFTNKYLPIILIVGVIACEIYASFLLSSPTKLVKFDRYSIFSAIEVIGVFLLFRNFSDIKINNKFLKVPDKIFHSSVASIAKYSYGFYLLHQVIINLVIRVLKVCHFNGYKSSIILAFILSFGVCWLIMAIFNRIPYVNRVIGAK; from the coding sequence GTGAAAAAAAAGAAGAAGCATATTTTTTATTTTGATGCTTTAAGAGCTTTAGCTATTACTTGTGTAATAATGATTCATGTTTTAGCAAGGCTAAAAGGTAATGTAATGGTATTCTATGATGGTACCTTGAATTTTAACTGGGTTTTTGGTGACTTTTTTTATGTTACTACTGTAATAGGTGTTGATTTATTCTTGATGCTGTCAGGAGCATTATCTTTAGGTCGTGAATGGAATATAAAATCTTTTTTAGGTAAAAGACTTCCCAGAATTATAGAACCATTCATTTTTTGGGGAATTGTTCTAAGTTTGTTTGTTATTTCTATACAATATTTTAATCCAGGTTTTTTACATGTCATAGATGGATTTAACATTACTAATATTGTTAATTTTATTATAGGTGCATGGAGACATACGTCATGGGGATTTGGACCATATTGGTTCTTTTGGATGATTTTAGGTACCTATTTGATCATGCCTATTTTCAACAAATGGTTGTTGCATGCTGATTTAAAAGAAGCAGAATATTTCTTGGTAATATGGTTAATTACATGTATTTTTGATTATACATTATTCATAAATTTCCCAATTAAGATTACTTACTTCAGTGGACCTATTGGGATGGTAGTGGCAGGTTATTATTTAAGACATACTCAACGAAAAATATTTACAAATAAATATCTTCCAATAATTTTAATCGTTGGTGTAATTGCTTGTGAAATTTATGCATCCTTTTTACTATCTTCTCCAACAAAATTGGTTAAGTTTGATAGATATTCAATTTTTTCAGCAATTGAAGTAATTGGAGTATTTTTATTATTTAGGAATTTCAGTGATATTAAAATTAATAATAAATTCTTAAAAGTGCCTGATAAAATTTTTCACAGTTCAGTAGCATCAATAGCAAAGTACAGTTATGGTTTTTACTTACTCCATCAAGTTATAATCAATCTTGTCATTAGAGTTTTAAAGGTCTGTCATTTTAATGGTTACAAATCTTCAATTATATTGGCATTCATATTATCGTTTGGTGTATGTTGGTTAATTATGGCTATTTTTAATAGGATTCCATATGTAAACAGGGTTATTGGTGCGAAATAA
- a CDS encoding universal stress protein, whose protein sequence is MYKKILLPTDGSTYADDEVERATKLLGDDGEIIILSVAGKLTSSAFQSRSNVRKINKGLVKEAEDAVNKMIKKFPDDIKVTPLVEVGFPAETINEVAEREDVDLIIISASGKSGLHRFFIGSVAEKVLKTTEIDTLLIHNK, encoded by the coding sequence GTGTACAAAAAAATATTATTGCCTACTGATGGTTCTACATATGCTGATGATGAAGTTGAAAGAGCAACCAAATTGCTTGGTGACGATGGTGAAATTATAATTTTATCTGTCGCAGGTAAATTAACCTCTTCTGCTTTCCAATCAAGATCAAACGTTAGAAAAATTAATAAAGGATTGGTTAAGGAAGCTGAAGATGCAGTCAATAAGATGATAAAGAAGTTTCCTGATGATATTAAAGTCACACCTCTTGTTGAAGTGGGATTTCCTGCAGAAACTATTAATGAAGTTGCTGAAAGGGAAGATGTTGATTTGATAATTATTTCTGCTTCAGGTAAAAGTGGGCTTCATAGATTTTTCATTGGAAGCGTAGCTGAAAAGGTTCTTAAAACAACAGAAATTGATACTTTATTGATTCACAACAAATGA
- a CDS encoding Mur ligase family protein: MNKDKTFGIIGVCGANGNLIARILKQRGYNVIGTDVAFKKDCRFAKSLDGYDIDVFYGKTPDTFFKKVDYVIPPASLPKDADVIKRCTKPILELNDVIENIKADKDVFGITGTNGKTTSTTLLKKIAYDNGIKPSEHGLEGMQGNAEFIPILQSRLEGDVGILEVGTFGVPGTVGRIVKNTSMKGGLITNITPDHLNDLGSFIDYANVKGEFISELNEGTLIVNGHDPTIMGLIRELDFKGEVITFGVDETPQSVGTKECVCGREINVKEIISGCGYYFCKCGLTTPQVDYIATNVDLKNRTFDLHTPDEKLEVKMSIDGLHNVYNIVGVIIAAHKFLKLPYEKILPTIESFTGVSGRMEEITKVRGKDFFVDYAHNPAGVETVLREFQKLFGDFTCVITVSSESGHIGDSNIFESVLKFSKFVVPASSASKKIAIEFLDENPSLTDRIFFNNIGNFKKTGTVGASEEEFRDGLKIAMNLDCEMVISIGEACVKYKSIIHNL, translated from the coding sequence ATGAATAAGGATAAGACATTTGGAATCATTGGTGTTTGTGGGGCAAATGGAAACCTGATAGCCAGAATCCTCAAACAGAGAGGATACAATGTAATCGGAACTGATGTTGCATTTAAAAAGGACTGCCGTTTTGCAAAATCCCTTGATGGATATGATATAGATGTGTTTTACGGAAAGACTCCAGATACTTTTTTTAAAAAGGTGGATTATGTAATACCTCCGGCAAGCCTTCCAAAAGATGCAGATGTGATTAAAAGATGTACAAAGCCTATTTTGGAGTTAAATGATGTTATTGAAAACATCAAAGCCGACAAAGACGTTTTTGGAATAACCGGAACAAATGGAAAGACAACATCAACCACATTGCTTAAAAAGATTGCATATGATAATGGCATAAAACCGTCAGAACACGGCCTTGAAGGAATGCAGGGAAATGCGGAATTCATTCCAATACTGCAATCCCGATTGGAAGGGGACGTTGGCATACTGGAAGTTGGCACATTTGGTGTTCCGGGAACAGTTGGGAGAATAGTCAAAAACACTTCCATGAAGGGTGGTCTTATAACCAATATCACTCCAGACCATTTGAATGACCTTGGAAGCTTTATAGATTATGCAAATGTAAAAGGAGAATTCATATCTGAGTTGAATGAAGGCACATTGATAGTAAATGGTCATGATCCAACAATAATGGGTTTGATTAGGGAACTGGACTTTAAAGGTGAAGTCATAACATTTGGAGTCGATGAAACTCCACAATCCGTAGGAACAAAGGAATGTGTATGTGGCCGTGAAATAAACGTAAAGGAAATTATTTCGGGATGCGGATATTACTTCTGCAAATGCGGTCTTACAACACCTCAAGTGGACTATATCGCAACAAATGTGGATTTGAAAAACAGAACATTCGATCTCCACACTCCTGATGAAAAACTGGAAGTGAAAATGTCAATTGATGGACTTCACAATGTATACAATATTGTTGGAGTGATAATTGCAGCCCATAAATTCCTGAAACTTCCATATGAAAAGATTTTACCTACAATTGAAAGCTTTACAGGTGTAAGCGGTAGGATGGAGGAAATCACAAAAGTAAGAGGAAAGGACTTTTTTGTTGATTATGCACACAATCCCGCTGGAGTGGAAACCGTCTTAAGGGAATTTCAAAAATTGTTCGGGGACTTTACATGCGTAATTACAGTTTCTTCAGAATCTGGCCATATTGGAGACAGCAATATTTTTGAAAGTGTGCTGAAATTCTCAAAATTTGTGGTTCCGGCTTCAAGTGCTTCCAAAAAAATAGCTATTGAGTTTTTGGATGAAAATCCAAGTCTCACTGATAGGATATTTTTCAACAATATCGGAAACTTCAAAAAGACCGGAACTGTTGGTGCTTCTGAAGAGGAATTCAGGGATGGGTTGAAAATAGCCATGAACCTTGATTGTGAAATGGTAATATCTATTGGGGAGGCCTGTGTAAAATATAAATCTATTATTCATAATCTGTAG
- a CDS encoding Ig-like domain-containing protein, which produces MDTKKIIIVIVVVIIVAILAFSYISANSHTSKIEVESNKTLKNGDSFVVVLKDDRKNVIPNQGIDFKILDDKGWATKYNATTDENGRATIQLFALENGNYTVHSTYNGTMFLSKSKSEFNLNIDDGLQSSY; this is translated from the coding sequence ATGGATACAAAAAAGATTATAATTGTTATTGTAGTTGTCATTATTGTGGCTATTTTGGCATTTTCCTACATTTCTGCAAATAGTCATACATCAAAAATTGAAGTTGAAAGCAACAAAACGTTAAAGAATGGGGACTCATTTGTAGTTGTTCTAAAAGATGACCGCAAGAATGTTATTCCAAATCAGGGAATTGATTTTAAAATATTGGATGATAAAGGTTGGGCAACAAAATATAATGCAACTACAGATGAAAACGGCCGTGCTACAATTCAATTGTTTGCATTGGAAAACGGTAATTACACTGTTCATTCAACATATAATGGGACAATGTTTTTATCTAAGTCAAAATCAGAGTTTAATTTGAATATTGATGATGGTTTGCAATCAAGTTATTAA
- a CDS encoding CDP-glycerol glycerophosphotransferase family protein, with protein sequence MESFNKINIDFITLRDNILNISGYLNCDNSQMGVYGICNGEEIQPESYDYPTRRDKTIFNFEFKIPINDKSIKLNIKSYDGIDYPIRFRKFCNMSDLSRYYVKDNKLVFFDGSFNVLDFSYFKMISNEFKELFKIIKKRPDFYTQAILFRLVHLILYPFMNNKKIWVVMDRKTMADDNAEHFFKYAIKQKDGIRKFFVIHNSSRDFSRLSMLFKDKILDCDSVKHRIYYLFCDKLISSQGTEYDLNPFLNKNYPLMAGATNLDFYFLQHGVIKDNMSSWLRKYDRNPKLIVSSTIPEYKSLFDEGYNYGDKVIQLLGLPRYDNLDNSGLKKQIVIMPTWRNYLTNKEDLLSSEYFKRFNSLINNEMLIEYAKNHEYEIIFKPHPELTPYLDLFNKNDYVKIDLDKKYQEIFNESALMITDYSSIFFDFSYLKKPLIYYQYANDYHYDSQNGYFQYKTMGFGPVIDNEDDLVEKIISYIDNGCKMEDIYLNRVENFFRYNDHNNSKRCYEWILSH encoded by the coding sequence ATGGAGTCATTTAACAAAATTAATATTGATTTTATTACTTTAAGAGATAATATTTTAAATATTTCAGGTTATCTTAACTGCGATAATTCTCAAATGGGTGTTTATGGAATATGCAATGGTGAAGAAATTCAACCTGAATCTTATGATTATCCAACAAGGAGGGATAAAACAATATTTAATTTTGAATTTAAAATTCCAATAAATGACAAATCTATCAAACTTAATATAAAATCATATGATGGCATTGATTATCCAATTCGTTTTAGAAAATTTTGTAATATGTCTGATTTAAGCAGATATTATGTCAAAGACAATAAACTTGTTTTCTTTGATGGTTCATTTAATGTTTTGGATTTTTCTTATTTTAAAATGATTTCAAATGAATTTAAAGAACTGTTTAAAATTATTAAAAAAAGGCCAGATTTTTATACTCAAGCCATTCTTTTTCGATTAGTTCATTTGATTTTATATCCGTTTATGAATAACAAAAAAATATGGGTTGTAATGGACCGAAAAACAATGGCGGATGATAATGCCGAACATTTTTTTAAATATGCTATAAAACAAAAAGATGGAATTAGAAAGTTTTTTGTAATACATAATTCAAGTAGGGATTTTTCCAGATTGTCAATGCTATTTAAAGACAAGATTTTGGATTGTGATTCAGTAAAACATAGGATTTATTATCTGTTTTGCGATAAGTTGATTTCTTCGCAAGGAACAGAATATGATTTAAATCCATTTTTAAATAAAAATTATCCATTAATGGCGGGAGCAACCAATCTTGATTTTTATTTTTTACAACATGGTGTTATAAAAGATAATATGTCTTCATGGCTTAGAAAATATGATAGAAATCCAAAATTGATTGTATCTTCAACAATTCCTGAATATAAATCATTGTTTGATGAAGGATACAATTACGGAGATAAGGTGATTCAGTTATTAGGTCTTCCAAGATATGATAATTTGGACAATAGTGGTCTTAAAAAACAAATTGTTATAATGCCGACCTGGAGGAATTATTTAACAAACAAAGAGGATTTGTTGAGTTCGGAGTATTTTAAAAGATTCAACAGTTTAATTAATAATGAAATGTTAATTGAATATGCTAAAAATCATGAATATGAAATTATCTTTAAACCTCACCCTGAATTAACTCCATACTTGGATTTATTCAACAAAAATGATTATGTTAAAATAGATTTGGATAAGAAATATCAGGAGATATTTAATGAATCTGCTTTGATGATTACAGATTATTCTTCAATATTTTTTGACTTTTCATATCTAAAAAAACCTTTGATATATTATCAATATGCTAATGACTATCATTATGATTCTCAAAATGGATATTTCCAATATAAAACCATGGGTTTCGGTCCGGTTATAGACAATGAGGATGATTTAGTTGAAAAAATTATTTCATATATTGATAATGGCTGTAAAATGGAAGATATTTATTTAAACCGTGTTGAGAATTTCTTTAGATATAATGACCATAACAATTCAAAAAGATGTTATGAATGGATTTTAAGTCATTGA
- a CDS encoding SseB family protein translates to MANHKHLRLVIEDIHANDDKLTQSLLLKLINEFKYSNLFIPAKRENDTLNFIIYEDEEAKITPLFTDMDEFKKFYTDSEDIQVLQNSFELYQNVIKTTDIEGYILNPASEKYLFTDKFILGITNLPKTNFFSDNPYGEDELKSLNDNIDNRELEDFITDSRNIGYYEGLFEKLASSTMLALMLSANDLSDYAADGIISMKSTGPLAQMYVDMIGGEYATLFTSHEKMDYVGTDYFKYSQIVNVATLVNFVLSEDMDGIIINPESDNVLIPRSELLKYCLGFEKFANDDRLSNAIYYLFI, encoded by the coding sequence ATGGCAAACCACAAACACCTGCGATTGGTTATTGAAGACATTCATGCAAATGATGATAAGCTAACCCAATCTCTTCTTTTGAAATTGATTAATGAATTTAAATATTCCAATCTGTTCATTCCCGCCAAAAGGGAAAATGATACTCTTAATTTCATCATCTATGAGGATGAAGAGGCTAAAATCACTCCTCTTTTTACGGATATGGATGAGTTCAAAAAGTTCTACACAGATAGTGAGGACATACAGGTTCTTCAAAATTCCTTTGAACTGTATCAGAACGTCATAAAGACTACAGACATCGAAGGATATATCTTAAATCCAGCTTCCGAAAAGTATCTCTTTACAGACAAGTTCATATTGGGCATCACCAACCTTCCAAAAACCAATTTCTTTTCAGATAACCCTTATGGTGAAGATGAACTTAAAAGCTTAAATGATAATATTGACAATCGTGAATTGGAGGATTTTATCACTGACTCCAGAAACATTGGCTATTATGAAGGATTATTTGAAAAGCTGGCATCTTCTACGATGCTTGCATTGATGCTGTCTGCGAATGACCTGTCTGATTATGCAGCGGATGGAATAATATCCATGAAGTCAACAGGGCCGCTGGCTCAGATGTATGTTGATATGATTGGTGGAGAGTATGCGACATTGTTCACATCCCATGAAAAAATGGACTATGTTGGCACAGACTATTTCAAATACTCTCAGATTGTCAATGTTGCAACCTTGGTTAATTTTGTATTGAGCGAGGATATGGATGGAATTATTATCAATCCCGAAAGTGATAATGTGCTGATTCCACGTTCCGAGCTTTTGAAGTATTGCCTTGGCTTTGAAAAGTTTGCAAATGATGATAGACTTTCAAACGCAATTTATTATCTATTCATATAG